The following coding sequences are from one Longimicrobiales bacterium window:
- the trxA gene encoding thioredoxin has product MSEMFFKKRSQGPAAPVLHAYDDDFEQLVGPDSGLVVVDFWAVWCGPCRMMEPILDEVATEYADRSVRVVKVDTDQAPKTAEMYGIRSIPTIIFFKDGEPLFEMVGAIPKPVLQREIEEALAVAG; this is encoded by the coding sequence ATGAGCGAGATGTTCTTCAAGAAGCGATCTCAGGGACCTGCCGCGCCGGTGCTGCACGCATACGACGACGACTTCGAGCAACTGGTGGGACCAGACTCCGGACTCGTAGTCGTAGACTTCTGGGCGGTGTGGTGTGGTCCCTGTCGGATGATGGAGCCAATCCTCGACGAAGTGGCGACGGAATACGCCGACCGTTCCGTCCGTGTGGTGAAGGTCGACACGGACCAGGCGCCGAAGACGGCTGAGATGTACGGAATCAGGTCGATCCCCACGATCATCTTTTTCAAAGATGGCGAGCCGCTCTTTGAGATGGTCGGAGCAATTCCAAAGCCGGTCCTGCAGCGTGAAATCGAAGAGGCGCTCGCCGTCGCGGGTTAA
- a CDS encoding DUF58 domain-containing protein, translating to MIPREILKQVRRIEISTRGLVNEVFSGEYHSVFKGRGMNFAEVREYQYGDDIRSIDWNVTARAGAPFVKIFEEERELTVMLVVDVSASGEFGSRGRWKGEVAVEICALLAFSAIKNNDKVGLIIVSDRIEKFVPPRKGRKHVLRVLRELLFHEPEGRGTDLTVALEYLNHVQRKKAVTFLVSDFQDEGFDRALAVAGRRHDLIAVRLGDRRERTLPPLGYLELEDLETGDRVVVNTSDETFRSNFERQVTERAAGLDRALRKSKVDVIDIETGEPYVKPLMRFFQDRARRQ from the coding sequence ATGATCCCCCGGGAGATCCTCAAGCAGGTGCGTCGGATCGAGATTTCGACCCGCGGCTTGGTAAATGAGGTGTTCTCCGGCGAGTACCACTCGGTCTTCAAGGGCCGCGGAATGAATTTCGCCGAGGTCCGGGAGTACCAGTACGGCGACGACATTCGCAGCATCGACTGGAATGTCACCGCGCGTGCGGGCGCCCCATTCGTGAAGATTTTCGAAGAGGAGCGCGAGCTCACGGTCATGCTTGTGGTGGATGTGAGCGCGTCCGGTGAGTTCGGCAGCAGAGGTCGGTGGAAGGGAGAGGTCGCGGTCGAGATCTGTGCGTTGCTTGCCTTCAGCGCGATCAAGAACAACGACAAGGTTGGGCTCATCATTGTTTCCGACCGTATCGAGAAATTCGTGCCTCCCCGAAAAGGGAGGAAGCACGTGCTCCGTGTACTGCGCGAGCTTCTCTTTCACGAACCCGAGGGGCGCGGCACAGACCTCACGGTGGCACTCGAATACCTCAACCATGTGCAGCGGAAGAAGGCCGTGACCTTCCTGGTCTCGGATTTTCAGGACGAAGGCTTCGACAGGGCGCTGGCTGTTGCCGGTCGCCGGCATGACCTGATCGCCGTGAGACTCGGTGACCGCCGCGAGCGCACCCTCCCTCCGCTTGGCTATCTCGAGTTGGAGGACCTGGAGACCGGAGACCGGGTCGTCGTGAACACATCGGACGAGACCTTCCGGTCCAACTTTGAGCGACAGGTGACTGAAAGGGCGGCGGGGCTCGACCGGGCACTGAGGAAGAGCAAGGTGGACGTCATCGACATCGAGACGGGAGAGCCCTACGTGAAGCCGCTCATGCGCTTCTTTCAGGATCGGGCGAGGCGTCAGTAG
- a CDS encoding MoxR family ATPase: MSETKSLDIEVIQQKIEQESAFVDRLLAEVGRVIVGQQTMVQRLLIGMLADGHVLMEGVPGLAKTLTVKTLAEAIDTKFRRLQFTPDLLPADLIGTLIYDPKDQEFKTKKGPIFANIILADEINRSPAKVQAALLEAMQERQVTIGEHSYPLDDPFLVLATQNPIEQEGTYPLPEAQIDRFMLKLSVEYPTGDEELQIMRRMSAGGSYKVKPVVKPDEILRARAATEMIYMDSQVERYIVDLILATRDPAAYGLKDLTELISYGASPRATICLAKTARAHAFLQRRGFVTPDDVRAMGMDVLRHRVLVTYEAEAEEVTPEDIVRRILDQVEVP, encoded by the coding sequence ATGAGCGAAACCAAGAGCCTCGACATCGAGGTCATTCAACAGAAGATCGAGCAGGAGTCAGCGTTCGTCGATCGCCTTCTGGCGGAGGTCGGCCGAGTCATCGTTGGACAGCAGACCATGGTGCAACGGCTGCTCATCGGCATGCTCGCCGACGGACACGTTCTTATGGAGGGCGTGCCTGGACTCGCGAAGACGCTAACCGTGAAGACGCTCGCGGAAGCGATCGACACGAAATTCCGACGTCTCCAGTTCACGCCTGACCTCCTCCCCGCAGACCTCATCGGGACTCTGATCTACGATCCGAAAGATCAAGAGTTCAAGACGAAGAAGGGGCCCATCTTCGCCAACATCATTCTGGCCGATGAGATCAACCGGTCCCCGGCGAAGGTGCAGGCGGCGTTGCTGGAAGCGATGCAGGAGCGACAGGTGACCATCGGTGAGCACAGTTATCCGCTCGACGATCCGTTCCTGGTTCTCGCCACGCAGAATCCGATCGAGCAGGAAGGTACCTATCCTCTCCCCGAGGCTCAGATCGACCGCTTCATGCTCAAACTCTCGGTCGAGTATCCGACCGGTGATGAAGAGCTTCAGATCATGCGCCGCATGTCCGCCGGTGGGTCTTACAAGGTCAAGCCGGTCGTTAAGCCGGACGAAATTCTTCGCGCTCGTGCTGCGACGGAGATGATCTATATGGATTCTCAGGTCGAGCGTTACATCGTCGATCTAATCCTGGCCACACGCGACCCTGCGGCGTACGGCCTCAAAGACCTGACCGAGCTGATCTCGTACGGGGCTTCCCCCAGAGCGACGATCTGTCTGGCGAAGACTGCACGCGCCCACGCTTTCCTGCAGCGCCGGGGCTTCGTCACACCGGATGATGTGCGCGCAATGGGAATGGATGTTCTCCGGCACCGCGTTCTCGTTACGTACGAGGCCGAGGCCGAAGAGGTCACACCCGAGGACATCGTGCGACGCATCCTCGATCAGGTTGAAGTGCCCTGA